From the genome of Primulina eburnea isolate SZY01 chromosome 12, ASM2296580v1, whole genome shotgun sequence, one region includes:
- the LOC140808010 gene encoding arabinogalactan O-methyltransferase 1-like: MDKFNYQQLQYKKFIPEKTWALALAVVGLIGGVILISLHLGTSSSSLLSCGGGARGTKNPGNATSLQMEAIRHYATSRVVPQQSFGEITLSFDVLRRTAPCNFLVFGLGHDSLMWASLNPGGTTLFLEEDPKWVQTVLKDAPALRADTVKYRTQLQQADELLRHYQNEPDCSVIKSFLRGNEKCRLALNMLSDKVYDTEWDLIMVDAPRGYFAEAPGRMAAIYSAAVMARNRKKSGVTHVFLHDVDRKVEKQYAEKFLCRKYRVNAAGRLWHFEIPPAATATGGDFC; the protein is encoded by the exons ATGGATAAATTCAATTATCAACAGCTGCAATACAAGAAGTTCATCCCTGAGAAAACATGGGCACTTGCGCTTGCGGTGGTTGGGTTGATCGGCGGCGTGATCCTGATTTCTCTCCATCTGGGGACCTCAAGCTCCTCCCTGCTCTCATGCGGCGGCGGCGCGCGGGGAACAAAGAATCCCGGCAACGCTACTTCGCTCCAGATGGAAGCGATCCGGCACTACGCGACATCGCGTGTGGTCCCGCAGCAGTCTTTCGGTGAGATCACCTTGTCTTTCGACGTCCTCAGAAGGACGGCGCCTTGCAACTTCTTGGTTTTCGGGCTGGGCCACGATTCGCTCATGTGGGCGTCGTTGAATCCGGGCGGCACCACGTTGTTCCTGGAGGAGGATCCCAAGTGGGTTCAGACAGTGTTGAAAGACGCGCCTGCTCTGAGGGCGGATACCGTAAAATACAGAACTCAACTCCAGCAGGCGGATGAACTGCTCCGCCATTACCAGAACGAGCCCGACTGTTCCGTTATAAAATCCTTCTTGCGCGGCAATGAGAAATGCAG ATTAGCACTGAACATGCTATCAGATAAGGTTTACGATACGGAATGGGACCTGATAATGGTCGACGCGCCACGGGGGTACTTCGCCGAGGCGCCGGGGAGGATGGCGGCCATTTATTCGGCGGCGGTGATGGCGAGGAACAGGAAGAAATCTGGCGTCACACATGTGTTCCTGCACGACGTGGATCGCAAGGTGGAAAAGCAGTATGCAGAGAAATTTCTGTGTAGAAAGTATCGGGTGAATGCTGCGGGGAGGTTGTGGCATTTCGAGATCCCGCCAGCGGCGACGGCCACTGGCGGCGACTTCTGCTAA